A stretch of the Musa acuminata AAA Group cultivar baxijiao chromosome BXJ2-7, Cavendish_Baxijiao_AAA, whole genome shotgun sequence genome encodes the following:
- the LOC103990437 gene encoding uncharacterized protein LOC103990437 — MGGVISRCCNNSHESNEELRGRVVVLEEEIREMKRARERDAWAYEQRLADFASKEEEWKREIRKKQEEEEEEEKKMLSKMSKEDRRRPCLEICEDDKERHFLVECMEEEQARREEAVAKWKQLYLTIKTELDDLIQRTREGERFGWGTEESMMEQLQKDLRDREEAMETLRSHIAVMAKEASKKDREIDILRQSLRILSYRQKGVSRMNLPRGFCSLAGGRDQ; from the exons ATGGGTGGCGTCATCAGCCGGTGCTGTAATAACAGCCATGAGTCGAACGAGGAACTGAGAGGTCGAGTTGTTGTGCTAGAAGAAGAGATCAGAGAGATGAAGCGCGCAAGGGAGCGTGACGCTTGGGCTTACGAGCAGCGCTTGGCGGACTTCGCCTCCAAGGAGGAGGAGTGGAAGCGAGAGATCAGGaagaagcaggaggaggaggaggaggaggagaagaagatgctGAGCAAGATGTCGAAAGAGGATAGGAGAAGACCATGCTTGGAGATCTGCGAGGATGACAAGGAGCGGCATTTCCTCGTGGAGTGCATGGAGGAGGAGCAAGCGCGACGGGAGGAAGCGGTCGCCAAGTGGAAGCAGCTCTATCTCACCATAAAGACCGAGCTCGATGACCTCATCCAAAGGACTCGTGAAG GTGAGAGATTTGGATGGGGAACTGAAGAAAGCATGATGGAACAGCTACAGAAGGATTTAAGAGACAGGGAGGAAGCAATGGAAACACTAAGATCGCACATAGCAGTAATGGCAAAAGAGGCGTCCAAAAAGGATAGAGAAATCGATATTCTGAGGCAGAGCCTGAGAATACTCAGCTACAGGCAAAAAGGTGTCAGTAGAATGAACCTGCCGAGAGGCTTTTGCTCATTGGCAGGCGGCAGAGATCAGTGA
- the LOC135616802 gene encoding carboxyl-terminal-processing peptidase 2, chloroplastic-like isoform X2, whose translation MESNVASSSSSTFASRSLLLAVCGARMNISKKNANPHHHRHSFPVRNPPGCPLVLWKLKAHSVNVGNFAVPLQCAAFGSKRRTKFYKTIRGAGETLLSSSILQTSWGLKKIHAWYVPSPFSFGNLVGVHAKIQTLISRKKEFKHNICIFFTRVLITAMLVISLSVTINKSPTWALTEENLLFLEAWRTVDRAYVDKSFNGQSWFRYRENALRNEPMNTREETYRAIKKMLSTLNDPFTRFLEPEKFKSLRSGTQGALTGVGLSIGYPLVLNGSPTGLVVVSSAPGGPADKAGIVSGDIILAIDDESTEDMDIYDAAERLQGTEGSSVKLVIHSGPEIKDVVLRREKVTFNPVKTRLCEITRSGAEKSRIGYIKLTSFNQNASGAVKDAIETLRSNGVKAFVLDLRNNSGGLFPEGIEIAKIWLDKGVIVYIRDNRGVRDIYEADGSNTVAASEPLTVLVNKGTASASEILAGALKDNRRAVLYGEPTFGKGKIQSVFELSDGSGLAVTVARYETPAHTNIDKVGIKPDHPLPTPFPTDEEEFCSCLKDPSSPCNLSSSQLFSR comes from the exons ATGGAGTCCAACGtcgcttcctcctcttcttctacctTCGCCTCTCGTTCGCTTCTTCTTGCGGTCTGCGGCGCTCGGATGAATATCAGCAAGAAGAACGCTAACCCCCATCACCACCGTCATTCTTTCCCCGTCCGAAATCCTCCCGGTTGTCCCCTT GTTCTGTGGAAACTTAAAGCCCATAGTGTCAATGTTGGCAATTTTGCTGTCCCACTTCAGTGTGCAGCCTTTGGCTCTAAGAGAAGAACAAAATTCTATAAAACCATAAGAGGTGCTGGTGAAACTTTGTTATCTAGCTCCATTCTACAGACATCATGGGGACTCAAGAAAATACATGCTTGGTATGTACCATCACCATTCAGCTTTGGCAATCTCGTGGGAGTCCATGCCAAGATTCAAACGCTAATAAGTCGGAAAAAGGAATTCAAGCACAATATCTGCATTTTTTTCACTCGCGTGCTCATCACTGCAATGCTTGTCATATCATTGTCGGTAACTATCAATAAGTCACCCACAT GGGCGCTTACTGAAGAAAATCTCCTTTTTCTTGAGGCATGGAGGACAGTGGATCGTGCATACGTAGATAAAAGCTTCAACGGGCAAAGTTGGTTTCGTTATCGGGAAAATGCACTTCGCAATGAACCAATGAATACACGGGAGGAAACAT ATAGGGCAATAAAGAAAATGCTTTCAACACTGAATGATCCTTTTACCCGCTTTCTGGAACCtgagaagttcaagagcttgcgg TCTGGCACACAAGGTGCTCTTACTGGTGTAGGACTGTCAATCGGCTATCCTTTAGTGCTCAATGGATCGCCTACAGGGCTTGTCGTTGTCTCATCAGCTCCAGGAGGTCCTGCTGACAAAGCTGGCATTGTATCTGGGGATATCATCTTGGCAATTGATGATGAAAGTACAGAAGACATGGATATATATGATGCTGCTGAGCGACTACA GGGAACTGAAGGAAGCTCAGTAAAATTAGTCATTCACAGTGGACCTGAGATTAAGGACGTGGTCCTGAG GCGTGAAAAAGTTACATTCAACCCGGTCAAGACAAGGCTGTGTGAGATTACAAGGTCAGGAGCAGAGAAATCCAGGATTGGGTACATAAAACTGACATCCTTTAATCAAAATGCCTCGG GAGCAGTCAAGGATGCCATAGAAACTTTAAGAAGCAATGGTGTGAAAGCCTTTGTGTTGGATCTCCGAAACAATAG TGGTGGCCTTTTCCCAGAAGGAATCGAGATTGCAAAAATTTG GTTGGACAAAGGCGTTATTGTGTATATACGTGATAACCGTGGTGTTCGAGATATTTATGAGGCTGATGGAAGCAATACTGTTGCAGCATCTGAACCGCTAACTGTGCTG GTGAACAAAGGAACTGCAAGCGCAAGTGAAATATTAGCTGGAGCACTAAAGGACAATAGAAGGGCAGTATTATATGGGGAACCTACTTTTGGAAAAGG AAAAATACAGTCAGTTTTTGAGCTTTCTGATGGCTCTGGATTAGCTGTTACAGTGGCTCGGTATGAAACCCCTGCTCACACTAATATTGACAAG GTTGGCATCAAGCCAGACCACCCCCTTCCAACACCTTTTCCGACAGATGAAGAAGAATTTTGCAGCTGCCTCAAGGATCCTTCCTCTCCTTGCAATCTTAGTAGTTCCCAGCTATTTTCGAGATGA
- the LOC135616802 gene encoding carboxyl-terminal-processing peptidase 2, chloroplastic-like isoform X1, with translation MESNVASSSSSTFASRSLLLAVCGARMNISKKNANPHHHRHSFPVRNPPGCPLDLSGDLMRKSIKSYQDQRMYNDRAIGSEVLWKLKAHSVNVGNFAVPLQCAAFGSKRRTKFYKTIRGAGETLLSSSILQTSWGLKKIHAWYVPSPFSFGNLVGVHAKIQTLISRKKEFKHNICIFFTRVLITAMLVISLSVTINKSPTWALTEENLLFLEAWRTVDRAYVDKSFNGQSWFRYRENALRNEPMNTREETYRAIKKMLSTLNDPFTRFLEPEKFKSLRSGTQGALTGVGLSIGYPLVLNGSPTGLVVVSSAPGGPADKAGIVSGDIILAIDDESTEDMDIYDAAERLQGTEGSSVKLVIHSGPEIKDVVLRREKVTFNPVKTRLCEITRSGAEKSRIGYIKLTSFNQNASGAVKDAIETLRSNGVKAFVLDLRNNSGGLFPEGIEIAKIWLDKGVIVYIRDNRGVRDIYEADGSNTVAASEPLTVLVNKGTASASEILAGALKDNRRAVLYGEPTFGKGKIQSVFELSDGSGLAVTVARYETPAHTNIDKVGIKPDHPLPTPFPTDEEEFCSCLKDPSSPCNLSSSQLFSR, from the exons ATGGAGTCCAACGtcgcttcctcctcttcttctacctTCGCCTCTCGTTCGCTTCTTCTTGCGGTCTGCGGCGCTCGGATGAATATCAGCAAGAAGAACGCTAACCCCCATCACCACCGTCATTCTTTCCCCGTCCGAAATCCTCCCGGTTGTCCCCTT GATTTATCAGGAGATTTGATGAGGAAATCCATCAAATCCTACCAAGATCAACGGATGTACAATGATCGTGCAATAGGGTCAGAG GTTCTGTGGAAACTTAAAGCCCATAGTGTCAATGTTGGCAATTTTGCTGTCCCACTTCAGTGTGCAGCCTTTGGCTCTAAGAGAAGAACAAAATTCTATAAAACCATAAGAGGTGCTGGTGAAACTTTGTTATCTAGCTCCATTCTACAGACATCATGGGGACTCAAGAAAATACATGCTTGGTATGTACCATCACCATTCAGCTTTGGCAATCTCGTGGGAGTCCATGCCAAGATTCAAACGCTAATAAGTCGGAAAAAGGAATTCAAGCACAATATCTGCATTTTTTTCACTCGCGTGCTCATCACTGCAATGCTTGTCATATCATTGTCGGTAACTATCAATAAGTCACCCACAT GGGCGCTTACTGAAGAAAATCTCCTTTTTCTTGAGGCATGGAGGACAGTGGATCGTGCATACGTAGATAAAAGCTTCAACGGGCAAAGTTGGTTTCGTTATCGGGAAAATGCACTTCGCAATGAACCAATGAATACACGGGAGGAAACAT ATAGGGCAATAAAGAAAATGCTTTCAACACTGAATGATCCTTTTACCCGCTTTCTGGAACCtgagaagttcaagagcttgcgg TCTGGCACACAAGGTGCTCTTACTGGTGTAGGACTGTCAATCGGCTATCCTTTAGTGCTCAATGGATCGCCTACAGGGCTTGTCGTTGTCTCATCAGCTCCAGGAGGTCCTGCTGACAAAGCTGGCATTGTATCTGGGGATATCATCTTGGCAATTGATGATGAAAGTACAGAAGACATGGATATATATGATGCTGCTGAGCGACTACA GGGAACTGAAGGAAGCTCAGTAAAATTAGTCATTCACAGTGGACCTGAGATTAAGGACGTGGTCCTGAG GCGTGAAAAAGTTACATTCAACCCGGTCAAGACAAGGCTGTGTGAGATTACAAGGTCAGGAGCAGAGAAATCCAGGATTGGGTACATAAAACTGACATCCTTTAATCAAAATGCCTCGG GAGCAGTCAAGGATGCCATAGAAACTTTAAGAAGCAATGGTGTGAAAGCCTTTGTGTTGGATCTCCGAAACAATAG TGGTGGCCTTTTCCCAGAAGGAATCGAGATTGCAAAAATTTG GTTGGACAAAGGCGTTATTGTGTATATACGTGATAACCGTGGTGTTCGAGATATTTATGAGGCTGATGGAAGCAATACTGTTGCAGCATCTGAACCGCTAACTGTGCTG GTGAACAAAGGAACTGCAAGCGCAAGTGAAATATTAGCTGGAGCACTAAAGGACAATAGAAGGGCAGTATTATATGGGGAACCTACTTTTGGAAAAGG AAAAATACAGTCAGTTTTTGAGCTTTCTGATGGCTCTGGATTAGCTGTTACAGTGGCTCGGTATGAAACCCCTGCTCACACTAATATTGACAAG GTTGGCATCAAGCCAGACCACCCCCTTCCAACACCTTTTCCGACAGATGAAGAAGAATTTTGCAGCTGCCTCAAGGATCCTTCCTCTCCTTGCAATCTTAGTAGTTCCCAGCTATTTTCGAGATGA
- the LOC135616803 gene encoding large ribosomal subunit protein eL20-like — translation MGNFRFHQYQVVGRALPTATDEHPKIYRMKLWATNEVRAKSKFWYFLRKLKKVKKSNGQVLAINEIFERKPTKIKNYGIWLRYQSRTGYHNMYKEYRDTTLNGSVEQMYNEMASRHRVRCHCIQIIKTATIPSKLCKRESTKQFHDSKIKFPLVFKKVRPPTRKLKTTYKASRPNLFK, via the exons ATGGGCAACTTCAGG TTTCATCAGTATCAGGTGGTGGGTCGAGCTCTCCCGACTGCCACGGATGAGCACCCGAAGATTTACCGTATGAAGTTGTGGGCTACTAATGAAGTCAGAGCTAAATCCAAGTTCTG GTACTTCTTGAGGAAGCTGAAGAAAGTGAAGAAAAGTAATGGCCAAGTTCTTGCAATTAACGAG ATATTTGAGAGGAAGCCAACAAAGATCAAGAACTATGGTATCTGGCTGCGGTATCAGAGCAGAACAGGTTACCACAACATGTACAAGGAGTACAGGGACACTACACTGAATGGCTCTGTGGAGCAGATGTACAATGAGATGGCATCACGCCACCGAGTCAGGTGCCACTGCATCCAGATTATTAAGACGGCAACCATTCCTTCCAAGCTCTGTAAGCGTGAGAGCACCAAGCAATTCCATGATTCTAAGATCAAATTCCCTCTTGTCTTCAAGAAGGTCAGGCCCCCTACCAGAAAGTTGAAGACTACTTACAAGGCCTCCCGTCCTAACCTATTCAAGTAG
- the LOC103990434 gene encoding peroxisomal membrane protein PMP22-like, translated as MSEIVTVAWQRYLQQLQAHPLRTKAITSGVLAGCSDAIAQKISGVKRLQLRRMFLLMLYGFVYAGPFGHFLHKFMERLFKGKKGKDTVAKKVLLEQLTASPWNNMLFMMYYGLVLEGRSFSLVRRKIRKDYPSVQMTSWRFWPIVGWINYQYMPLQLRVLFHSFIASCWAVFLNLKAQSGAAKEA; from the exons ATGTCAGAGATCGTGACTGTAGCGTGGCAGCGCTACCTTCAGCAACTCCAAGCCCATCCCCTGAGAACAAAG GCTATTACTTCAGGGGTGTTGGCTGGATGCAGTGATGCGATCGCACAGAAGATCTCCGGGGTCAAGAGGCTCCAGTTGAGAAGGATGTTTCTGCTCATG CTTTATGGCTTTGTGTATGCCGGACCATTTGGTCATTTTCTGCACAAGTTTATGGAAAGGCTTTtcaagggaaagaaaggaaaggacacTGTTGCCAAAAAG GTGCTGTTGGAACAACTTACTGCCTCACCTTGGAACAATATGCTCTTTATGATGTACTATGGTTTGGTTCTTGAAG GTAGATCATTTAGTTTGGTGAGAAGGAAAATAAGGAAAGATTACCCATCTGTTCAAATGACTTCATGGAGG TTTTGGCCTATAGTTGGTTGGATAAACTACCAATATATGCCTCTGCAGCTGCGTGTTCTATTCCACAGCTTTATTGCCTCATGCTG GGCTGTGTTTCTGAATCTAAAAGCACAATCCGGTGCTGCTAAGGAGGCTTAA